The following DNA comes from Pseudomonadota bacterium.
AAGCGGGCGTTTCGGATGCGCAGGGTGCCGCGGGAAGTGAACAGATAACCGTTGCGGGCGTGGCGCGTGGGCATGACGCAGTCGAACATGTCGATGCCTCGCGCAACGGCATCGAGGAGGTCCTCGGGCGTGCCCACCCCCATCAGGTAGCGGGGCTGATCGCTCGGCAGCAGCGGGACCGTGCAATAGAGCACCCGCAGGCGCTCCTCCTCCGTCTCCCCCACGGAGAGGCCACCGACGGCGTAGCCGTCGAAGCCGATATCCCGCAGGCCCCGGGCCGAGCGCTCCCGCAGCCCTTCGAACATGCCGCCCTGGACGATGCCGAAGAGCGCCGAGGGGTTGCCGGCGTGAGCCTCGCGACAGCGCGCCGCCCAGCGTAGGGACAGCTCCATGGACACCCGGGCCTCGGCCTCCGTCGCCGGGTAGGCCGTGCACTCGTCGAACACCATCACCACGTCCGCGCCCAGATCTCGCTGGACCTGCATGGAGCGCTCAGGCGTGAGCATCCAGGGGCTGCCGTCGACGGGGGATTGGAAGCGCACGCCCTCCTCCGAGAGCTTGCGCATGGCCTCCAGGGACCACACCTGAAAGCCACCGGAGTCGGTCAGGATCGGCCCCTGCCAATGCATGAACCCGTGCA
Coding sequences within:
- the tgt gene encoding tRNA guanosine(34) transglycosylase Tgt, translated to MRYECLSQDGAARRGRLTFTRDEHTCVVDTPTFMPVGTYGTVKGMTGEELTDLGAQMILGNTFHLMLRPGEATVKAHGGLHGFMHWQGPILTDSGGFQVWSLEAMRKLSEEGVRFQSPVDGSPWMLTPERSMQVQRDLGADVVMVFDECTAYPATEAEARVSMELSLRWAARCREAHAGNPSALFGIVQGGMFEGLRERSARGLRDIGFDGYAVGGLSVGETEEERLRVLYCTVPLLPSDQPRYLMGVGTPEDLLDAVARGIDMFDCVMPTRHARNGYLFTSRGTLRIRNARFAEDLRPLDPDCECYTCAHYSRAYLRHLERCNEILGARLSTIHNLHFYQTHMRRIREAIEAGTLEEYAEAYRAGVARGVE